One genomic segment of Rivularia sp. PCC 7116 includes these proteins:
- a CDS encoding GPW/gp25 family protein: MDVDFLGVGWTSPVELDENGQIKVAKYEDCVRQSIWMILSTSKGERVMRPNFGCNIHEKVFAPNSLGTVGQIVSDVRDALIEWEPRIDVLDVDTIPDSSQPNLILIQVNYQIRTTNNIFNLVYPFYLQ; encoded by the coding sequence GTGGATGTTGATTTTTTAGGGGTGGGATGGACTTCACCGGTTGAACTTGATGAAAACGGTCAAATAAAGGTAGCAAAATATGAAGATTGCGTCCGTCAATCGATTTGGATGATTTTGAGTACATCCAAAGGAGAACGAGTCATGCGTCCCAATTTTGGCTGTAATATTCACGAGAAAGTTTTTGCTCCCAATAGCTTAGGAACGGTGGGACAAATTGTTAGTGATGTCCGAGACGCTTTAATTGAATGGGAACCTCGAATTGATGTTTTAGATGTAGATACAATTCCCGATTCAAGTCAACCAAATTTAATTTTAATTCAAGTTAATTATCAAATTCGCACAACAAATAATATTTTTAATTTAGTTTATCCTTTTTATTTACAGTAA
- a CDS encoding baseplate J/gp47 family protein has translation MTSLPPKIDQRTYEEIVEQTEKLAQQFTHWKPAIEKVDAGDALIRIFARMVKLIGNRLNQVPEKNFLAFLDLIGGQLKPPQAAKVPLNFYLAEGSPLDALVPARTQVSAPPVEGSDEEIVFETDRELIVTTAQLQAVFVIEPNKDNYSNRTLEAIGQKDAAFLAFEGNQAIKHSLYINCPEIFSLPELIDFKLIFSGDNVSQFSNSQLNWFYWNGYKWEEIETPDFDSNNQFTFSDLPISTALEINGQQAKWLRASLTNITDAAIANNLPLVTNIQGKIEIDETELIPDICLFNNSPLDLTKDFYPFGEQPELNDTFYIALDDDFIKPNMNIIINLELNHQPVVTDNLQIIWEISNGQEWRKIKESNNIQTELEFPNLENIPSPGTVNGETRYWLRARINQGNFGSPSKTRKYAIYNEVAIVNNSPSNQEINIIGNASDFLSTNDIVRMVWIENNTEKREEYQIETIQGSTFTVSSNINPEARKKGTKIFRRDTITETIPPTYDPPLIKSLKLSYKFELQEKSIYLSNNNYEYSEGNGNFQPFTPTLDKQPTLYLGFDKSFDNKTVTLYAQVEPPSPEELSADIPSETVKPELVWEYSSNHGWQLLGVQDETQAFSQSGLIQFIPPVDFSQIQIFDKQLYWLRVRWKDGDFRVKPRLRRILTNTTWAFQAISLQEEILGSSNSEANQVFIANNSPILLGQQLDVQEQQIPVELEADRVKVIQDDVGEIEEIWVIWQEVPDFYGSGANHRHYTLDRQTGEIRFGDGRAGMIPPRGQNNIRLNFYRTGGGKQGNISSETITQLKTTIPYIDRVINLEPSAGGAEQETLEILKKRVPKQLRHRDRAVTLEDIEDLAYEASTNVARVKVVTPDLATANFSSFNENLWLDPSNPDISFQDFLDEKKSIPKYSEFEKLVEEINNRAGQVKLIILPYSSKNQPIPSLALLKQVEIYILSRCEPTVDLIVTAPQWQEVIVNATISPVSLEGADMLLNNIKQRLEAFLHPLTGGKGEGWQFGRYPRKSDFYAIIQSIPGVNYVDSLEISSLTDNVSSLNADTLIYSGNHTINLKS, from the coding sequence ATGACTTCTTTACCTCCAAAAATTGACCAGCGTACCTATGAGGAAATTGTTGAGCAAACTGAAAAATTAGCCCAACAATTTACCCATTGGAAACCTGCTATAGAAAAAGTTGATGCAGGAGATGCATTAATTCGCATCTTTGCTCGGATGGTAAAGTTAATTGGTAATCGTCTCAATCAAGTACCTGAAAAAAATTTCTTAGCTTTCCTCGATTTAATCGGGGGACAACTCAAACCACCCCAAGCAGCCAAAGTACCTTTAAACTTCTATTTAGCAGAAGGAAGTCCCCTAGATGCTTTAGTTCCCGCTCGTACCCAAGTTTCTGCACCACCAGTAGAGGGTTCGGACGAAGAAATTGTCTTTGAAACCGATAGGGAATTGATAGTAACAACAGCACAATTGCAAGCGGTATTTGTAATAGAACCTAACAAAGATAACTATAGTAACCGCACTTTAGAAGCAATAGGACAGAAAGATGCTGCTTTCCTCGCTTTTGAAGGGAATCAAGCTATCAAACATTCTCTTTATATAAATTGTCCGGAAATCTTTAGTTTACCGGAATTAATTGATTTTAAACTGATTTTTTCTGGGGATAACGTCAGTCAATTTTCTAATTCACAACTTAATTGGTTTTACTGGAATGGTTATAAATGGGAAGAAATTGAAACTCCTGATTTTGATAGCAATAATCAATTTACATTTTCAGATTTACCGATTTCCACAGCTTTAGAAATAAACGGACAACAAGCAAAATGGCTGAGAGCAAGTTTAACTAATATTACTGATGCTGCTATAGCTAATAATTTACCTCTAGTTACCAATATTCAAGGCAAAATAGAAATTGACGAAACCGAATTAATACCTGATATTTGTTTATTTAATAATAGCCCTTTGGACTTGACAAAAGATTTTTATCCTTTTGGCGAACAGCCAGAATTAAATGATACATTTTATATAGCTTTAGACGATGATTTTATTAAGCCAAATATGAATATCATCATTAATTTGGAGTTAAATCATCAACCAGTAGTAACAGATAATTTACAAATAATATGGGAAATTAGTAACGGTCAAGAATGGCGAAAAATTAAAGAGTCAAATAATATTCAAACAGAATTAGAATTTCCCAACTTAGAAAATATCCCATCTCCGGGTACTGTAAATGGAGAAACTCGTTATTGGCTGAGAGCTAGAATTAATCAAGGTAATTTTGGTAGCCCAAGCAAAACAAGAAAGTATGCTATTTATAATGAAGTTGCCATAGTAAATAATAGTCCTAGTAATCAAGAAATAAACATTATCGGAAATGCTAGCGATTTTCTCAGTACAAATGATATTGTGCGGATGGTATGGATAGAAAATAATACAGAGAAACGAGAAGAATACCAAATTGAAACAATTCAAGGAAGTACCTTCACAGTATCATCAAATATAAATCCTGAAGCGAGAAAAAAGGGAACCAAAATTTTCCGTAGAGACACTATTACAGAAACAATTCCTCCAACTTACGACCCCCCTCTGATTAAATCATTAAAATTAAGTTACAAATTTGAACTACAGGAAAAATCTATTTATCTTTCTAATAACAATTATGAATATTCTGAGGGAAATGGTAACTTTCAACCTTTTACACCCACTTTAGATAAACAACCAACACTTTATCTCGGATTTGATAAATCTTTTGACAATAAAACAGTCACCCTTTACGCTCAAGTTGAACCACCATCACCAGAAGAATTATCGGCTGATATTCCATCGGAAACCGTGAAACCCGAATTAGTTTGGGAATATTCAAGTAATCACGGTTGGCAACTATTAGGAGTACAAGATGAAACCCAAGCATTTTCTCAATCGGGTTTAATTCAATTTATTCCACCCGTAGATTTCAGCCAAATACAAATCTTTGATAAACAATTATATTGGTTGCGAGTTCGTTGGAAAGATGGTGATTTTCGGGTTAAACCTCGTCTGCGTCGTATATTAACAAATACCACGTGGGCATTTCAAGCAATCAGTCTTCAAGAAGAGATTTTAGGTTCAAGTAACTCCGAAGCAAATCAAGTTTTTATTGCCAATAACAGTCCGATTTTATTAGGACAACAGCTAGATGTTCAAGAACAACAAATTCCTGTTGAACTAGAAGCAGATAGAGTTAAAGTAATTCAAGATGATGTCGGGGAAATAGAAGAAATTTGGGTAATTTGGCAAGAAGTACCAGATTTTTACGGTTCTGGTGCCAATCATCGTCATTATACTTTAGACCGACAAACCGGAGAAATTCGTTTTGGTGATGGGAGAGCAGGGATGATTCCTCCCAGAGGACAGAATAATATTCGATTAAATTTTTACCGTACTGGAGGAGGTAAACAAGGAAACATCTCTTCAGAAACCATTACTCAACTCAAAACTACTATTCCCTATATTGATCGAGTCATTAACCTCGAACCATCAGCAGGAGGTGCGGAACAAGAAACCTTGGAAATACTGAAAAAACGCGTACCAAAACAACTCCGTCATCGCGATCGCGCTGTTACCCTTGAAGACATCGAAGATTTAGCTTATGAAGCTTCTACTAATGTTGCCAGAGTAAAAGTTGTTACACCAGATTTGGCAACGGCAAACTTTAGTTCCTTCAATGAAAACCTTTGGTTAGATCCCAGCAACCCAGATATTTCTTTTCAAGATTTTCTTGACGAAAAAAAATCAATTCCCAAATATAGCGAATTTGAAAAGTTAGTGGAGGAAATTAACAATCGAGCAGGACAAGTTAAATTAATTATTCTGCCCTATAGTAGCAAAAATCAACCAATTCCCAGTTTAGCTTTACTCAAGCAAGTCGAAATCTATATTCTTTCCCGGTGTGAACCTACGGTAGATTTAATAGTCACTGCTCCCCAATGGCAAGAAGTCATCGTTAATGCAACTATAAGTCCTGTATCTCTCGAAGGTGCAGATATGCTGTTAAACAATATCAAACAACGCTTAGAAGCTTTTCTTCATCCATTGACTGGAGGTAAAGGGGAAGGATGGCAATTTGGACGCTATCCCCGTAAATCTGATTTTTACGCCATAATTCAATCTATTCCTGGAGTTAATTATGTTGATTCATTAGAAATATCATCATTAACAGATAATGTCTCATCTCTAAATGCCGACACTTTAATATATTCTGGCAATCATACTATTAATTTAAAGTCATAA
- a CDS encoding phage baseplate assembly protein V, translating into MNGYDLLLDNKQNNHFPGVTIGIVTNNKDPDGLGRVKVKFPWLSQTEESYWARVLTPMAGNDRGIYFLPEIDDEVLVAFEQGNMNVPYILGALWNGKDKPPVKNDDGKNNQRVIKSRSGHQIILDDTDGEEKIVIQDKTGNNQILIDSKDNKMNITVEKDLTIETKGKITLKSSDDDVAIECNNLSIKTKENYQLEAGNNCNITAKSGLGIKCSAGVKVNDGSLEVM; encoded by the coding sequence ATGAACGGATACGATTTATTACTTGATAATAAACAAAATAATCATTTCCCAGGTGTCACAATTGGCATAGTTACTAATAATAAAGACCCAGATGGATTAGGAAGGGTGAAAGTAAAATTCCCTTGGCTTTCTCAAACAGAAGAAAGCTATTGGGCTAGAGTTTTAACCCCAATGGCAGGAAATGACCGGGGGATTTACTTTTTACCAGAAATTGACGATGAGGTTTTAGTTGCTTTTGAACAAGGTAATATGAATGTTCCTTATATTTTGGGAGCTTTGTGGAACGGTAAAGATAAACCACCTGTAAAAAATGATGATGGTAAAAATAATCAACGAGTGATTAAATCTCGTAGCGGTCATCAGATTATTTTAGATGATACTGATGGAGAAGAAAAAATTGTGATTCAAGATAAAACTGGTAATAATCAAATTTTGATTGATTCCAAAGATAATAAAATGAATATTACAGTTGAAAAAGATTTAACTATTGAAACAAAAGGAAAAATTACTTTAAAAAGTAGCGATGATGATGTTGCGATTGAATGTAACAATTTATCAATAAAAACTAAAGAAAATTATCAATTAGAAGCCGGTAACAATTGTAATATTACAGCAAAATCTGGTTTAGGAATTAAATGTTCTGCTGGGGTGAAAGTTAATGATGGTTCCTTGGAGGTGATGTAG
- a CDS encoding phage tail protein translates to MTKNQSKLVSSYQQYLPTVLQEDDFLGQFLLAFEKILSGTSKTSSQEQIITKETQNPPGLEEIIDNIHLYFNPQQTPEDFLPWLANWVALSLRNDWKVEVKREFIQQIVGLYRLRGTKAGLIKILSIYLKSSGFGEKVEVFDQFKNFPYYFQVQLTLNDRDPEKYWRQAKIAKSIIDIAKPAQTFYSLKILVPTMQLTKPSQVIFPFKLFESLQNQIFFIEVKINFPENNVIPVSQLANQLIIQLQGNLQEIIPDSSEKIIDNQSFSVKYKLNSQHIIENLSDLNVKLSNRTDKTFIGDLAIKFYFYINQIEFSNTVLEQPINLSTVLKICRLNGAKEVIEGNTIIQLQGNLQESGMRITEYIWTQPYQFQTFAVPPQQELHSDLTAIIDKIELEAIVKVNQPQAVTQDLLNKIIVRFKDDMSEVHLFTQEATIENNQITIKRTIYNQRIIQSIDKLSVNIKNINNIDIVGQIIVQATLEINQRLSSYKLLEENFNIPATSPFNILEICRRNEAGEIIIGETIPTILGTTSQSLN, encoded by the coding sequence ATGACCAAAAACCAATCTAAATTAGTTAGTAGCTATCAACAATATTTACCTACAGTTCTCCAAGAAGATGATTTCCTTGGTCAATTTTTGCTTGCATTTGAAAAAATACTTAGTGGAACAAGTAAAACTTCTAGCCAAGAGCAAATAATTACCAAAGAAACTCAAAATCCACCTGGGCTGGAAGAAATTATTGACAATATTCATCTTTATTTTAATCCCCAGCAAACACCAGAAGACTTTTTACCTTGGTTAGCAAATTGGGTAGCTTTAAGCTTAAGGAATGATTGGAAAGTAGAAGTAAAAAGAGAATTTATTCAACAAATTGTCGGACTCTATCGTTTGCGAGGAACAAAAGCAGGGTTAATTAAAATATTGAGTATTTATTTAAAAAGTTCGGGATTTGGAGAAAAAGTTGAGGTATTCGACCAATTTAAAAACTTTCCCTATTATTTTCAAGTACAATTAACATTAAATGACCGCGACCCTGAAAAATATTGGCGACAAGCTAAAATTGCAAAATCAATTATTGATATAGCAAAGCCAGCACAGACATTTTACTCCCTAAAAATTCTTGTGCCTACGATGCAGCTAACTAAGCCATCGCAGGTAATATTTCCTTTTAAATTGTTTGAATCACTTCAAAATCAAATATTTTTTATAGAAGTTAAAATTAATTTCCCAGAAAATAATGTTATCCCAGTTAGTCAATTAGCAAACCAGTTAATTATTCAACTCCAAGGTAATTTACAAGAAATTATCCCAGATTCATCTGAAAAAATTATCGATAATCAATCTTTTTCTGTTAAATATAAATTAAATTCTCAGCATATCATTGAAAATTTGTCAGACTTAAATGTTAAGTTATCTAATAGAACAGATAAAACTTTCATCGGTGATTTAGCAATCAAATTTTATTTTTATATTAATCAAATAGAATTTAGTAATACAGTACTAGAACAACCAATAAACTTATCAACTGTATTGAAAATATGTCGTTTAAATGGTGCCAAAGAAGTTATTGAAGGAAATACAATTATTCAACTCCAAGGTAATTTACAAGAATCGGGAATGAGGATTACCGAATATATCTGGACTCAACCTTATCAATTTCAAACATTTGCAGTACCTCCTCAGCAAGAATTGCATTCCGATTTAACTGCAATTATTGACAAAATTGAGCTAGAAGCGATTGTGAAGGTAAATCAACCGCAAGCAGTTACTCAAGATTTACTCAACAAAATCATAGTTCGATTTAAAGATGATATGTCTGAAGTTCATTTATTTACACAAGAAGCTACTATTGAAAATAATCAAATTACAATTAAACGTACCATTTATAATCAAAGAATTATCCAAAGTATAGATAAATTATCAGTTAACATCAAAAATATTAATAATATTGATATTGTCGGTCAAATAATTGTCCAAGCTACTTTAGAGATTAATCAGCGTTTATCTAGTTATAAATTATTAGAAGAAAACTTTAATATACCAGCTACTAGCCCCTTTAATATTTTAGAAATTTGCCGTAGAAATGAAGCTGGAGAAATTATTATAGGTGAAACAATTCCTACAATTTTAGGAACAACAAGTCAATCATTAAACTAA
- a CDS encoding filamentous hemagglutinin N-terminal domain-containing protein, with amino-acid sequence MFQKMQYWQFKTWVIFWLFLSGIPTIVGENQVQAQIVPDNTLGNESSIVTPVNTQLERIDGGAIRNNNLFHSFTEFNIGEGREAYFSNPAAIENIFSRVTGSNPSRIFGKLGVLGDANLYFLNPNGIIFGENSSLDIKGSFFASTANSLDFGNDNKYSAINPSAPPLLSVNVKPPIGLEFEGMGGDINSQGNLTVGKDLNLNANNLKLQGRLQAGRNLTLKAETVNVRDSVEKPFIAAANGNLLVQGKESVDIFALNNPRSGLFSAGNMTLSSANPVMGDIHFWSGGNFGIEKLDKTKGDLFSFYDPIIRSQGDVSIFGYQGASLHILAGGKVDINTAIITNPDTTGESINPVSTPKLANVTLSDGTSLVIDGSKKPTLDIRAGVNAAVIGNPLGTLGDSGIFFDASIVPVASPGNNSVATSADITIGDVFITAPNGTVLLTNQYEPNLSLQGGDINVNGAELIPSLNGIYTSFGGNGGEITIDSRSNISTATINSSSVNRLGNSGNGGEIKFIATKDISTTEIDSSSSSNRGNSGNGGSIAFSTSGKIFIAGDIDSSSYSGSGISGNGGKIQLNAGEDISTFVDLTSSGKLIPGDLDSSSLSNNGSSGYGGDITLGSGKDISVGFIVSSSSVSEGSAGDGGKVTILANRDIATQSIESYSSGKFAGNGGAIFLNAGRDILTTTDGSAGSLLSNSASSRGGNAANGGEINLNAGRNIFRGGIFSRSVTNGGGDAGNGGAVTLTAGDEILIINVESFSSPRYLTENFFSSGSSENFGSVGDGGNINITTGKKITIENSKGLSRLNASGKNGGDIILRQLTENISISDIPVNSNGSNQGDGGNILIEGESVSLFNTDITTTKTGEGNAGKITIATPGDVLLNRSRLLTALETGAVGRGGDIDIDANSVNLTNFSSINTSTYGKGDAGNLLIRADDSVSLANSSIFSITAGEGNAGQVKLQAGKDISLTGLSIISTAVNSRATGAGNNITIEANSLSLSGRSQLQALTQGGGNSGNIKVTTANDINIFGISGDSFSSGIFTLSEENSRGQGGNITLNTGGRLRLSNGVVLNAQTASEQKGGNIQVNARILELTNGAQFLTNSLSSGKAGNIDVNATEYIIISGNDPNSGNKDTVSSLPRKLPEPKEPEIINEVEPNNSFAQSQGIDTLFSLDSPDNFNTNIEFSTRIPYVSILGTGPEVGTADIYSFEVEAPGTRATFDIDRGIAGGGTPDFANRRLRLFDGKGSLLAENIKAPSAARGAGGSFTNSDPYLNFVFTEPGRYFIQVELPNTDGISTPKDYTLQASLDTSNIAGRILTNSDASGLFAQTENIGEAGGIKINTPQLTIQNGAKVSALTSNQGNGGNITLNIKDNLTLSGEETGIFANTTEESTGNGGSIIIDPETVNIKDGAQISVDSQGSGIGGDIELAAGTLNLDRGRISATTRSNTGGNIELNIQDLLLLRNRSQISTTAGEEKFGGDGGNIKINTPDGFIVAFPNENSDITANAFSGNGGNVDITAFGIFGIEFRDKLTAFSDITASSELGFDGNVNIETPGIEPNPETVELPEDAQSTEVAQGCQVSGEAAVAFFNIGRGGLPQQPGETLRSEDIIAAWIPLVMEGESQVDKKIVAPARNANTKLLFSGCRS; translated from the coding sequence ATGTTTCAAAAAATGCAATATTGGCAATTTAAAACTTGGGTAATTTTTTGGCTATTTTTATCTGGAATACCAACTATTGTTGGGGAAAATCAAGTTCAAGCTCAAATTGTCCCAGATAACACTTTGGGTAATGAAAGCTCTATCGTCACACCCGTAAATACCCAGCTTGAAAGAATTGATGGTGGAGCAATTCGTAATAATAATCTTTTCCATAGTTTTACAGAGTTTAATATTGGTGAAGGAAGAGAAGCCTATTTTAGTAATCCCGCAGCGATTGAAAATATCTTTAGTCGAGTCACCGGCAGCAATCCATCCCGAATATTTGGAAAGCTAGGAGTTTTAGGTGATGCAAACTTGTATTTTCTTAATCCCAACGGAATTATTTTTGGTGAAAACTCGAGTTTAGATATTAAAGGTTCGTTTTTTGCTTCTACAGCCAACAGTCTTGATTTCGGCAATGATAATAAATATAGCGCTATAAATCCTAGCGCACCTCCTTTGTTGAGCGTAAACGTCAAACCACCGATAGGTTTAGAGTTTGAAGGTATGGGAGGAGATATTAACAGTCAAGGGAATTTAACTGTCGGCAAAGATTTAAATTTGAATGCCAATAATTTGAAGTTGCAGGGAAGATTGCAAGCGGGAAGAAATTTGACGCTGAAAGCAGAGACGGTAAACGTAAGAGATAGTGTAGAAAAACCTTTCATTGCTGCTGCTAATGGTAATTTATTAGTTCAAGGTAAGGAAAGTGTAGATATTTTTGCTTTGAATAATCCTAGAAGCGGTTTATTTTCTGCTGGAAATATGACTTTGAGTTCAGCTAATCCCGTGATGGGTGATATTCATTTTTGGAGTGGGGGAAATTTTGGGATTGAGAAATTAGATAAAACTAAAGGAGATTTATTCAGCTTTTACGATCCAATAATTCGTTCCCAAGGAGATGTCAGCATTTTTGGATATCAAGGAGCGTCATTACATATTTTGGCTGGGGGAAAAGTTGATATAAATACCGCGATAATTACCAATCCCGATACGACGGGTGAAAGTATTAATCCCGTTTCAACTCCTAAACTTGCAAACGTAACTTTATCAGATGGTACATCTTTAGTAATTGATGGAAGTAAGAAACCGACTCTTGATATTCGTGCTGGTGTAAATGCGGCAGTTATTGGTAATCCTTTAGGAACTTTGGGCGATTCAGGGATTTTCTTTGATGCTTCAATTGTTCCTGTAGCTTCTCCTGGGAATAATTCCGTAGCTACGAGTGCAGATATTACGATTGGGGATGTTTTTATTACTGCTCCTAATGGGACTGTTTTGTTAACAAATCAGTATGAGCCGAATTTATCGTTGCAAGGCGGAGATATTAATGTCAATGGAGCAGAACTAATACCATCTTTAAATGGAATCTATACTAGCTTTGGGGGTAATGGAGGTGAAATTACTATTGATTCAAGAAGTAATATTTCTACTGCAACAATAAACTCTAGCTCTGTAAATCGGTTGGGTAATAGCGGCAACGGAGGTGAAATAAAATTTATTGCGACTAAAGATATATCTACGACAGAAATTGATTCTTCTTCCAGTTCTAATCGAGGAAATTCAGGTAATGGTGGTAGTATAGCCTTTTCAACCAGTGGCAAAATATTTATAGCAGGTGATATAGATTCCAGTTCTTATAGTGGGTCAGGTATCTCAGGAAATGGTGGAAAAATTCAACTTAATGCTGGAGAAGATATTTCTACTTTCGTAGATTTGACTTCATCAGGAAAGTTAATTCCTGGAGACTTGGATTCTTCATCGTTATCTAACAATGGTAGTTCCGGATATGGGGGAGATATAACCCTTGGTAGTGGTAAAGATATCTCAGTAGGATTCATAGTTTCTTCTTCCAGTGTTTCAGAAGGTTCTGCTGGCGACGGAGGAAAAGTTACTATTTTGGCAAACAGAGATATTGCAACGCAAAGCATAGAATCTTATTCTTCAGGAAAGTTCGCAGGTAATGGAGGAGCAATTTTTCTCAATGCTGGTAGAGATATATTGACTACAACAGATGGAAGTGCTGGAAGTTTATTGTCTAACTCTGCTTCCAGTAGGGGAGGAAATGCAGCAAACGGCGGGGAAATAAATCTTAACGCTGGTCGTAATATTTTCCGGGGAGGAATATTTTCCCGTTCGGTAACTAATGGAGGAGGAGACGCAGGTAATGGTGGTGCGGTAACCCTAACAGCTGGCGATGAAATTTTAATTATTAATGTAGAATCTTTTTCTTCTCCAAGATACTTAACTGAAAACTTCTTTTCCTCAGGCTCTTCTGAAAATTTTGGTAGTGTCGGAGATGGAGGAAATATTAATATTACTACAGGCAAAAAAATTACTATTGAAAATTCTAAAGGTCTGTCAAGGCTTAACGCTTCTGGTAAAAATGGCGGGGATATTATCCTGAGGCAATTAACAGAAAATATTTCAATTTCCGATATTCCAGTTAATAGTAACGGTTCAAATCAAGGAGATGGCGGTAATATTTTGATTGAGGGAGAGTCAGTTTCCCTTTTTAATACTGATATAACTACTACAAAAACTGGAGAAGGCAATGCTGGTAAAATTACAATTGCAACACCTGGTGATGTTTTACTTAATCGCAGTCGCCTTTTAACAGCTTTAGAGACTGGTGCAGTTGGTAGGGGAGGAGATATAGATATTGATGCTAATTCAGTCAATTTAACCAACTTCTCGAGTATTAATACTTCTACTTATGGTAAAGGTGATGCTGGCAATCTTTTGATTAGGGCAGATGATTCTGTCTCTCTTGCTAATAGTAGTATCTTCAGTATTACTGCCGGAGAAGGAAATGCTGGACAGGTAAAATTACAAGCAGGGAAAGATATATCACTTACTGGGCTTAGTATTATTAGCACAGCAGTGAATTCTAGAGCAACAGGTGCTGGTAATAATATTACAATTGAAGCAAATTCTCTTTCCTTAAGTGGACGTTCTCAACTACAAGCATTAACTCAGGGGGGAGGAAACTCAGGTAATATTAAAGTCACTACGGCAAATGATATAAATATCTTTGGAATTAGTGGGGATAGTTTTTCTAGTGGTATATTTACTCTTTCAGAAGAAAATAGTCGCGGTCAAGGTGGTAATATTACGTTGAATACTGGTGGGAGATTGCGTCTATCAAATGGGGTTGTATTAAATGCACAAACAGCAAGTGAGCAAAAAGGCGGTAATATTCAAGTCAACGCAAGAATCTTAGAATTGACGAATGGGGCACAGTTTCTAACTAATAGTCTTAGTAGCGGTAAAGCTGGTAATATCGACGTAAATGCAACTGAGTACATAATAATATCTGGCAATGATCCCAATTCAGGCAATAAAGATACTGTTTCATCATTACCGAGGAAACTTCCAGAGCCTAAAGAACCTGAGATTATCAATGAAGTAGAACCGAATAATTCTTTTGCTCAATCTCAGGGAATCGATACTTTATTCTCCCTAGATAGTCCTGACAACTTCAATACTAACATTGAGTTTTCCACCAGAATTCCTTATGTTTCCATTTTAGGAACTGGTCCTGAAGTTGGCACAGCAGATATTTATTCATTTGAAGTTGAAGCTCCTGGTACACGTGCTACCTTTGATATCGATAGAGGTATTGCTGGGGGAGGAACTCCTGACTTTGCTAATAGAAGACTTCGTTTGTTTGATGGCAAAGGTAGCTTGTTAGCAGAAAATATAAAAGCACCTTCAGCAGCACGAGGTGCAGGTGGTAGTTTTACTAACTCCGATCCTTACCTTAATTTTGTTTTTACAGAACCCGGCAGATACTTTATTCAAGTTGAGCTACCTAATACAGATGGAATCAGCACTCCTAAAGATTACACGCTTCAAGCTTCTTTAGATACTTCTAATATCGCGGGTAGAATACTAACTAATAGTGATGCTAGTGGTTTATTTGCTCAAACTGAAAACATCGGGGAAGCAGGAGGTATCAAAATTAATACTCCTCAACTTACCATCCAAAACGGAGCCAAAGTATCAGCTTTGACATCAAATCAAGGAAACGGAGGCAACATCACCCTAAACATCAAAGACAACCTCACCCTCAGCGGAGAAGAAACCGGAATCTTCGCTAACACCACAGAAGAATCTACAGGCAACGGTGGCAGCATCATCATCGATCCGGAAACTGTAAATATCAAAGATGGCGCTCAAATTTCAGTTGATAGTCAAGGATCTGGCATCGGTGGTGATATCGAACTTGCAGCAGGTACTCTCAATCTAGATCGCGGTAGAATTTCAGCAACAACTCGCAGCAATACAGGCGGCAATATCGAATTAAATATTCAAGATTTATTATTACTCCGCAACAGAAGCCAAATTTCCACCACCGCAGGAGAAGAAAAATTTGGTGGTGATGGTGGGAATATTAAAATTAATACTCCCGATGGTTTTATCGTGGCTTTCCCCAACGAAAACAGCGATATCACAGCTAATGCTTTTTCTGGTAACGGCGGAAATGTTGATATTACGGCTTTTGGAATTTTTGGTATAGAATTTCGCGATAAATTAACAGCATTCAGCGATATTACGGCAAGTTCTGAATTAGGTTTCGATGGCAACGTGAATATCGAAACCCCTGGAATTGAGCCAAATCCGGAAACGGTAGAATTACCAGAAGATGCTCAATCCACGGAAGTAGCGCAAGGATGTCAGGTATCCGGGGAAGCAGCGGTGGCATTCTTCAATATTGGGCGTGGTGGTTTACCGCAACAACCGGGGGAAACTTTGAGAAGTGAAGATATTATTGCTGCTTGGATTCCTTTGGTGATGGAAGGGGAAAGTCAGGTTGATAAAAAAATTGTCGCTCCCGCAAGAAATGCAAATACAAAACTATTATTTTCTGGTTGTCGTAGTTGA